In Chryseobacterium scophthalmum, the genomic stretch ACAAAATCCGTTAAAATTAAAGGAAACAAAATAACTTTAGTTAAAAACCAAAAAACTCCTGAAGAAAAATCTTCAGGAGTTTTTTTATGTTGTTTAAAATTTCTTTAAGGATAAGGAGCAATTGCTACAGCCAGACCTTCCATCGAAGGAACCATATGCAATTGACAACCCAATCGACTGTTGCTTTCCACATGAAAAGCTTCGCCCAACATTGCATCTTCTTCATCGCCCATTGGCTCAAGTCCTGGATCTTCCAATACATAAACCTGACATGAAGCGCACATTGCCATTCCGCCACAAACTCCGATCGTGCCTTCTTCTGCCAATTCATAAGAACGGATAATTTCCATTAAGTTCATGGACATATCCGTTGGAGCAACCACTTCGTGAGT encodes the following:
- a CDS encoding 2Fe-2S iron-sulfur cluster-binding family protein, encoding MSDINIKITDREGVTHEVVAPTDMSMNLMEIIRSYELAEEGTIGVCGGMAMCASCQVYVLEDPGLEPMGDEEDAMLGEAFHVESNSRLGCQLHMVPSMEGLAVAIAPYP